The window TCCGCAGCAAGGCGACGACCGCCGCCGCCACCAGTTCAACGTGGTACGCGGGCCCGACGGTCGCGGCGTACCGGGGCTGGCCTGCGCCACCTGTCACCAGGGAGCGACCAGCAAGGCCAAGGGCGGACCGAATTGCGCGGACTGTCATGAAGGTGCGGACCTGGCCGCGACCGGCGTCCCCGGCGGGCACGGCTGGCACCTGGCGCCGCTGTCGATGGCGTGGCAGGACCGCAACGACCAGCCGTTGT of the Terriglobales bacterium genome contains:
- a CDS encoding cytochrome c3 family protein; this encodes MRLRAALSALALLLLLAFAPASSQAPKAKGKARAAQPRASAARGLAAWEQVYSVLVHPRCLNCHTATDYPQQGDDRRRHQFNVVRGPDGRGVPGLACATCHQGATSKAKGGPNCADCHEGADLAATGVPGGHGWHLAPLSMAWQDRNDQPL